The following proteins are encoded in a genomic region of Necator americanus strain Aroian chromosome II, whole genome shotgun sequence:
- a CDS encoding hypothetical protein (NECATOR_CHRII.G8382.T3): MRGRKLDQRRLLLSRQLEKRKDLIRALFRACGDRTVGERYQSREVVQPLQPLDDREEASQKTVFEKVDAVARPVIYSQQEKKLKWKKKTQKSSRSKKKSKRSKRSRSHSSRRQKRETPQQKRTMSLKGRNDEQEMPPLSEIVSHRDFTTAYKIMSYVKKNGILENTLDEKATEKIRHFFETELCFPSYHIMRLLHEALNKCWEKIMDDCKKLGFTQEILLLLSEKEKAKACFLDVMLVFPEHIPESWGGKHIVEISAPTGAIILPTEILNLSTDLAAPTSQIGTSAELTSQLSMRQLSQTNEMSTIEERRKKVYAHSPLLQDDIPSPVNDAFLKQMKKSKINILQGKPLPTQLQGKDLTKGIAASKKEEPQLKSSVVEMQRKSSDKTDIPKQKIEQKPKTGTPSPETRKVPITVAEPEKQAPKIEAGTKLKVVDDVKNKETGKSPKTQLESKKELLATGLEGKIVDEIMDKDEYMKESPKIGEENKKEDLAAPVDKEKTPEDGGKEEIAFGYGALRKTQEVDAENDEDDTDNEAGNEEEKKNKEQEKERE; the protein is encoded by the exons ATGCGTGGGAGGAAGTTGGATCAGCGGAGAT tACTTCTTAGTAGACAGCTTGAAAAGCGGAAGGATCTTATACGAGCATTATTTCGGGCTTGCGGGGATCGTACAGTTGGTGAACGCTATCAAAGTAGGGAAGTTGTACAACCTCTTCAACCTCTTGATGATCGTGAGGAAGCCAG TCAAAAAACAGTCTTTGAAAAGGTGGATGCAGTTGCTCGTCCAGTCATATACTCACAACAGGAAAAGAAACtcaaatggaagaagaaaacacaaaaaagttcgaggagtaaaaaaaag AGCAAACGGAGCAAAAGATCTCGGTCTCATAGTAGTCGACGACAAAAACGGGAAACTCCACAACAG aaGCGTACTATGAGTTTGAAAGGGAGGAACGACGAGCAAGAAATGCCTCCACTATCAGAGATTGTCTCTCATCGTGATTTTACCACAGCGTACAAG ATTATGAGTTACGTGAAGAAAAACGGTATTTTGGAAAATACTCTGGATGAGAAAGCTACAGAAAaaattcgtcatttttttgaaactgaacTATGTTTTCCATCCTACCAT ATTATGCGGCTTTTACATGAAGCACTTAATAAATGTTGGGAGAAAATTATGGATGATTgtaaaaaattgggatttacacaagaaattcttttgcttttatcagaaaaagagaag GCTAAAGCCTGTTTCTTGGATGTTATGCTCGTCTTTCCCGAACATATTCCAGAATCATGGGGAGGAAAACATATCG TAGAGATCTCAGCTCCAACCGGAGCGATTATTTTACCAACAGAAATCCTCAACTTATCAACTGATCTTGCAGCACCAACATCACAAATAGGA ACTTCGGCCGAGCTAACTTCACAACTATCAATGCGCCAATTAAgtcaaacaaatgaaatgagCACTATAgaagaacgacgaaaaaag GTTTATGCTCATTCTCCACTGCTACAGGACGACATACCAAGCCCAGTCAATGACGCATTTTTAAAACAGATGAAGAAGTCCAAAATTAATATCCTACAGGGCAAACCACTCCCGACACAGTTGCAAGGAAAAGACTTAACCAAAGGCATTGCGGCatcgaaaaaagaggaacctCAATTAAAATCATCTGTAGTCGAAATGCAACGGAAGTCAAGTGATAAAACGGatattccaaaacaaaaaatagaacaaaaacctAAAACAGGAACACCTTCACCTGAAACGAGAAAAGTTCCAATTACTGTTGCGGAACCAGAAAAACAAGCACCGAAGATTGAAGCGGGTACGAAATTGAAAGTTGTGGACGAtgttaaaaataaagagaCTGGAAAGAGCCCAAAAACACAgctagaaagcaaaaaagaactactCGCGACtggtttagaaggaaaaattgtggATGAAATAATGGATAAAGATGAATACATGAAGGAGAGCCCAAAAATAggggaagaaaacaaaaaggaggACCTTGCAGCACCAGTGGACAAGGAAAAAACGCCTGAAGATGGAGGAAAGGAAGAGATCGCATTCGGATACGGTGCTCTCCGGAAAACTCAAGAAGTGGACGCAGAAAACGATGAGGATGACACCGACAACGAAGCCGggaatgaagaagagaaaaagaataaagagcaagaaaaagaaagagagtga
- a CDS encoding hypothetical protein (NECATOR_CHRII.G8382.T1): MRGRKLDQRRLLLSRQLEKRKDLIRALFRACGDRTVGERYQSREVVQPLQPLDDREEASQKTVFEKVDAVARPVIYSQQEKKLKWKKKTQKSSRSKKKSKRSKRSRSHSSRRQKRETPQQKRTMSLKGRNDEQEMPPLSEIVSHRDFTTAYKIMSYVKKNGILENTLDEKATEKIRHFFETELCFPSYHVSAKIMRLLHEALNKCWEKIMDDCKKLGFTQEILLLLSEKEKAKACFLDVMLVFPEHIPESWGGKHIVEISAPTGAIILPTEILNLSTDLAAPTSQIGTSAELTSQLSMRQLSQTNEMSTIEERRKKVYAHSPLLQDDIPSPVNDAFLKQMKKSKINILQGKPLPTQLQGKDLTKGIAASKKEEPQLKSSVVEMQRKSSDKTDIPKQKIEQKPKTGTPSPETRKVPITVAEPEKQAPKIEAGTKLKVVDDVKNKETGKSPKTQLESKKELLATGLEGKIVDEIMDKDEYMKESPKIGEENKKEDLAAPVDKEKTPEDGGKEEIAFGYGALRKTQEVDAENDEDDTDNEAGNEEEKKNKEQEKERE; the protein is encoded by the exons ATGCGTGGGAGGAAGTTGGATCAGCGGAGAT tACTTCTTAGTAGACAGCTTGAAAAGCGGAAGGATCTTATACGAGCATTATTTCGGGCTTGCGGGGATCGTACAGTTGGTGAACGCTATCAAAGTAGGGAAGTTGTACAACCTCTTCAACCTCTTGATGATCGTGAGGAAGCCAG TCAAAAAACAGTCTTTGAAAAGGTGGATGCAGTTGCTCGTCCAGTCATATACTCACAACAGGAAAAGAAACtcaaatggaagaagaaaacacaaaaaagttcgaggagtaaaaaaaag AGCAAACGGAGCAAAAGATCTCGGTCTCATAGTAGTCGACGACAAAAACGGGAAACTCCACAACAG aaGCGTACTATGAGTTTGAAAGGGAGGAACGACGAGCAAGAAATGCCTCCACTATCAGAGATTGTCTCTCATCGTGATTTTACCACAGCGTACAAG ATTATGAGTTACGTGAAGAAAAACGGTATTTTGGAAAATACTCTGGATGAGAAAGCTACAGAAAaaattcgtcatttttttgaaactgaacTATGTTTTCCATCCTACCATGTGAGTGCAAAG ATTATGCGGCTTTTACATGAAGCACTTAATAAATGTTGGGAGAAAATTATGGATGATTgtaaaaaattgggatttacacaagaaattcttttgcttttatcagaaaaagagaag GCTAAAGCCTGTTTCTTGGATGTTATGCTCGTCTTTCCCGAACATATTCCAGAATCATGGGGAGGAAAACATATCG TAGAGATCTCAGCTCCAACCGGAGCGATTATTTTACCAACAGAAATCCTCAACTTATCAACTGATCTTGCAGCACCAACATCACAAATAGGA ACTTCGGCCGAGCTAACTTCACAACTATCAATGCGCCAATTAAgtcaaacaaatgaaatgagCACTATAgaagaacgacgaaaaaag GTTTATGCTCATTCTCCACTGCTACAGGACGACATACCAAGCCCAGTCAATGACGCATTTTTAAAACAGATGAAGAAGTCCAAAATTAATATCCTACAGGGCAAACCACTCCCGACACAGTTGCAAGGAAAAGACTTAACCAAAGGCATTGCGGCatcgaaaaaagaggaacctCAATTAAAATCATCTGTAGTCGAAATGCAACGGAAGTCAAGTGATAAAACGGatattccaaaacaaaaaatagaacaaaaacctAAAACAGGAACACCTTCACCTGAAACGAGAAAAGTTCCAATTACTGTTGCGGAACCAGAAAAACAAGCACCGAAGATTGAAGCGGGTACGAAATTGAAAGTTGTGGACGAtgttaaaaataaagagaCTGGAAAGAGCCCAAAAACACAgctagaaagcaaaaaagaactactCGCGACtggtttagaaggaaaaattgtggATGAAATAATGGATAAAGATGAATACATGAAGGAGAGCCCAAAAATAggggaagaaaacaaaaaggaggACCTTGCAGCACCAGTGGACAAGGAAAAAACGCCTGAAGATGGAGGAAAGGAAGAGATCGCATTCGGATACGGTGCTCTCCGGAAAACTCAAGAAGTGGACGCAGAAAACGATGAGGATGACACCGACAACGAAGCCGggaatgaagaagagaaaaagaataaagagcaagaaaaagaaagagagtga
- a CDS encoding hypothetical protein (NECATOR_CHRII.G8382.T2), with the protein MRGRKLDQRRLLLSRQLEKRKDLIRALFRACGDRTVGERYQSREVVQPLQPLDDREEASQKTVFEKVDAVARPVIYSQQEKKLKWKKKTQKSSRSKKKSKRSKRSRSHSSRRQKRETPQQKRTMSLKGRNDEQEMPPLSEIVSHRDFTTAYKIMSYVKKNGILENTLDEKATEKIRHFFETELCFPSYHVSAKIQIMRLLHEALNKCWEKIMDDCKKLGFTQEILLLLSEKEKAKACFLDVMLVFPEHIPESWGGKHIVEISAPTGAIILPTEILNLSTDLAAPTSQIGTSAELTSQLSMRQLSQTNEMSTIEERRKKVYAHSPLLQDDIPSPVNDAFLKQMKKSKINILQGKPLPTQLQGKDLTKGIAASKKEEPQLKSSVVEMQRKSSDKTDIPKQKIEQKPKTGTPSPETRKVPITVAEPEKQAPKIEAGTKLKVVDDVKNKETGKSPKTQLESKKELLATGLEGKIVDEIMDKDEYMKESPKIGEENKKEDLAAPVDKEKTPEDGGKEEIAFGYGALRKTQEVDAENDEDDTDNEAGNEEEKKNKEQEKERE; encoded by the exons ATGCGTGGGAGGAAGTTGGATCAGCGGAGAT tACTTCTTAGTAGACAGCTTGAAAAGCGGAAGGATCTTATACGAGCATTATTTCGGGCTTGCGGGGATCGTACAGTTGGTGAACGCTATCAAAGTAGGGAAGTTGTACAACCTCTTCAACCTCTTGATGATCGTGAGGAAGCCAG TCAAAAAACAGTCTTTGAAAAGGTGGATGCAGTTGCTCGTCCAGTCATATACTCACAACAGGAAAAGAAACtcaaatggaagaagaaaacacaaaaaagttcgaggagtaaaaaaaag AGCAAACGGAGCAAAAGATCTCGGTCTCATAGTAGTCGACGACAAAAACGGGAAACTCCACAACAG aaGCGTACTATGAGTTTGAAAGGGAGGAACGACGAGCAAGAAATGCCTCCACTATCAGAGATTGTCTCTCATCGTGATTTTACCACAGCGTACAAG ATTATGAGTTACGTGAAGAAAAACGGTATTTTGGAAAATACTCTGGATGAGAAAGCTACAGAAAaaattcgtcatttttttgaaactgaacTATGTTTTCCATCCTACCATGTGAGTGCAAAG ATTCAGATTATGCGGCTTTTACATGAAGCACTTAATAAATGTTGGGAGAAAATTATGGATGATTgtaaaaaattgggatttacacaagaaattcttttgcttttatcagaaaaagagaag GCTAAAGCCTGTTTCTTGGATGTTATGCTCGTCTTTCCCGAACATATTCCAGAATCATGGGGAGGAAAACATATCG TAGAGATCTCAGCTCCAACCGGAGCGATTATTTTACCAACAGAAATCCTCAACTTATCAACTGATCTTGCAGCACCAACATCACAAATAGGA ACTTCGGCCGAGCTAACTTCACAACTATCAATGCGCCAATTAAgtcaaacaaatgaaatgagCACTATAgaagaacgacgaaaaaag GTTTATGCTCATTCTCCACTGCTACAGGACGACATACCAAGCCCAGTCAATGACGCATTTTTAAAACAGATGAAGAAGTCCAAAATTAATATCCTACAGGGCAAACCACTCCCGACACAGTTGCAAGGAAAAGACTTAACCAAAGGCATTGCGGCatcgaaaaaagaggaacctCAATTAAAATCATCTGTAGTCGAAATGCAACGGAAGTCAAGTGATAAAACGGatattccaaaacaaaaaatagaacaaaaacctAAAACAGGAACACCTTCACCTGAAACGAGAAAAGTTCCAATTACTGTTGCGGAACCAGAAAAACAAGCACCGAAGATTGAAGCGGGTACGAAATTGAAAGTTGTGGACGAtgttaaaaataaagagaCTGGAAAGAGCCCAAAAACACAgctagaaagcaaaaaagaactactCGCGACtggtttagaaggaaaaattgtggATGAAATAATGGATAAAGATGAATACATGAAGGAGAGCCCAAAAATAggggaagaaaacaaaaaggaggACCTTGCAGCACCAGTGGACAAGGAAAAAACGCCTGAAGATGGAGGAAAGGAAGAGATCGCATTCGGATACGGTGCTCTCCGGAAAACTCAAGAAGTGGACGCAGAAAACGATGAGGATGACACCGACAACGAAGCCGggaatgaagaagagaaaaagaataaagagcaagaaaaagaaagagagtga